In Pseudomonas sp. ADAK18, a single window of DNA contains:
- a CDS encoding GntR family transcriptional regulator — MNEQLQPLKKQPRAGKAGRSGTQDDIVYAHIFEAILEQRLAPGTKLSEEALGEIFGVSRTIIRRALSRLAHEGVVLLRPNRGAVVASPSVEEARQVFMARRLVERAITELAVQHATAEQLAELRQMVNDERDSFSRGDRGAGIRLSGEFHLKLAEAAKNAPLISFQRSLVSQTSLIIAQYESGNRSHCSYDEHTQLIDAIEARDATLAVNLMMHHMDHIDSKLNLDEESASDDLHAVFSHLLQTKKPGRSSVKL, encoded by the coding sequence ATGAACGAACAGTTGCAGCCCCTCAAGAAACAACCGCGAGCCGGTAAGGCCGGTCGCAGTGGAACCCAGGACGATATCGTCTACGCGCATATCTTCGAGGCGATCCTTGAACAACGCCTGGCGCCCGGTACCAAATTGAGTGAAGAAGCACTGGGCGAAATCTTCGGTGTGAGCCGTACGATCATTCGCCGGGCGTTGTCGCGCCTGGCCCACGAAGGCGTGGTGTTGCTGCGGCCCAATCGCGGTGCGGTCGTGGCCAGCCCGAGTGTCGAGGAAGCCCGTCAGGTGTTCATGGCCCGACGCCTGGTGGAGCGCGCGATCACTGAATTGGCGGTGCAGCATGCCACAGCCGAGCAGTTGGCCGAATTGCGTCAGATGGTCAATGACGAGCGGGACAGCTTCTCCCGAGGCGATCGCGGGGCGGGTATTCGGCTTTCCGGCGAGTTCCACCTGAAGCTGGCCGAGGCGGCGAAGAACGCACCGCTGATCAGCTTCCAACGCAGCCTGGTGTCCCAGACTTCGTTGATCATCGCCCAGTACGAAAGCGGCAACCGTTCCCACTGTTCCTACGATGAGCATACCCAACTGATCGACGCCATCGAGGCGCGGGATGCGACGTTGGCCGTGAACCTGATGATGCACCACATGGATCACATCGACAGCAAACTCAACCTCGATGAGGAAAGCGCGTCGGATGACCTGCATGCGGTGTTCTCGCATCTGTTGCAGACCAAGAAGCCAGGGCGGTCTTCGGTAAAACTGTAG
- the xdhC gene encoding xanthine dehydrogenase accessory protein XdhC has protein sequence MNNWISALADLQTQGEPCVLVTIIEELGSTPRNAGSKMVIAASQTFDTIGGGHLEYKAMQIAREMLGRGQQNTHLERFSLGASLGQCCGGVTVLLFEPMGQVQAQIAVFGAGHVGRALVPLLASLPCRVRWIDSREQEFPEQIPQGVRKIVSEEPVDEIDNLPVGSYCIVMTHNHALDLELTAALLKRNDFAYFGLIGSKTKRVKFEHRLRDRGFDAAQLQRMRCPMGLTEVKGKLPVEIAISIAGEIIATYNANFGQHTASAEPIAKLLPASRRSQAIN, from the coding sequence ATGAACAACTGGATCAGCGCCCTCGCCGACCTGCAAACCCAGGGTGAACCCTGCGTGCTGGTGACCATCATCGAAGAGCTAGGCTCCACGCCGCGTAACGCGGGCTCGAAGATGGTCATCGCCGCCAGTCAGACCTTCGACACCATCGGTGGCGGGCACCTGGAATACAAGGCGATGCAGATTGCCCGGGAGATGCTCGGTCGCGGCCAGCAGAACACCCACCTGGAGCGCTTCAGCCTCGGCGCCAGCCTGGGCCAGTGCTGCGGTGGCGTCACGGTATTGCTGTTCGAACCGATGGGCCAGGTCCAGGCGCAGATTGCCGTGTTCGGTGCCGGCCATGTCGGTCGCGCCTTGGTACCGTTATTGGCCAGCCTGCCCTGCCGCGTGCGTTGGATCGATTCCCGGGAACAGGAATTCCCGGAGCAGATCCCTCAGGGCGTGCGTAAAATCGTCAGCGAAGAGCCCGTGGATGAAATCGACAACTTGCCGGTGGGTAGTTACTGCATCGTCATGACCCACAACCACGCCCTCGATCTGGAGTTGACCGCCGCCCTGCTCAAGCGCAATGACTTCGCCTACTTCGGCCTGATCGGCTCGAAGACCAAGCGGGTCAAGTTCGAACACCGCCTGCGGGATCGCGGCTTCGACGCCGCGCAACTGCAACGTATGCGTTGCCCGATGGGCCTCACCGAGGTCAAAGGCAAATTGCCTGTGGAGATCGCCATCTCCATCGCCGGCGAAATCATCGCCACCTATAACGCCAATTTCGGCCAGCACACCGCCAGCGCCGAACCTATTGCCAAACTGCTGCCGGCCTCGCGCCGCAGCCAAGCTATTAACTGA
- the xdhB gene encoding xanthine dehydrogenase molybdopterin binding subunit codes for MSNHHAVEKSQAELAELFAKDLTSGVGRSVKHDSAAKHVSGEAQYIDDRLEFPNQLHLYARLSDRAHAKIISIDTAPCYAFEGVRIVITHEDVPGLKDIGPLMPGDPLLAIDDVQFVGQPVLAVAACDLETARKAAMAAVIEYEDLEPVLDVVEAYRKKHFVLDSHTHQRGDSVGALATAKHRIQGTLHIGGQEHFYLETQISSVMPTEDGGMIVYCSTQNPTEVQKLVAEVLGVSMNKIVVDMRRMGGGFGGKETQAASPACLCAVVAHLTGQPTKMRLPRVEDMLMTGKRHPFYIEYDVGFDDNGRLHGINLELAGNCGCSPDLSNSIVDRAMFHADNSYYLGDATVNGHRCKTNTASNTAYRGFGGPQGMVAIEEVMDAIARHLTLDPLSVRKANYYGKTERNVTHYYQTVEHNMLEEMTAELEASSQYVERREAIRRYNANSPILKKGLALTPVKFGISFTASFLNQAGALIHIYTDGSIHLNHGGTEMGQGLNIKVAQVVAEVFQVETDRVQITATNTDKVPNTSPTAASSGADLNGKAAQNAAEIIKQRLVEFAARKYEVSEADVEFHNGHVRVRDHILTFETLIQQAYFAQVSLSSTGFYKTPKIFYDRSQARGRPFYYFAFGAACCEVIVDTLTGEYKMLRTDILHDVGASLNPAIDIGQVEGGFIQGMGWLTMEELVWNAKGKLMTNGPASYKIPAVADMPLDLRVKLVENRKNPEDTVFHSKAVGEPPFMLGIASWCAIKDAVASLGDYRHQPKIDAPATPERVLWGCEQMRQLKAAKAVEAETELASL; via the coding sequence ATGTCTAACCATCACGCCGTGGAAAAATCCCAGGCCGAACTCGCCGAGCTATTTGCCAAAGACCTGACTTCCGGAGTCGGCCGCAGCGTCAAGCACGACAGCGCTGCCAAGCACGTATCGGGTGAAGCACAGTACATCGATGACCGCCTGGAATTCCCCAACCAGTTGCACCTCTATGCGCGTCTTTCCGACCGTGCCCACGCCAAAATCATCAGCATCGACACCGCGCCCTGCTACGCCTTTGAAGGCGTGCGCATCGTCATCACCCATGAAGATGTTCCGGGTCTGAAAGACATTGGCCCGCTGATGCCCGGCGACCCGTTATTGGCGATTGATGATGTGCAGTTTGTCGGGCAACCGGTGCTGGCCGTGGCCGCCTGCGACCTGGAGACCGCACGTAAAGCGGCGATGGCCGCTGTCATCGAATACGAAGACCTGGAACCGGTGTTGGATGTAGTCGAGGCCTATCGTAAAAAACATTTCGTGCTGGACAGCCATACCCACCAACGTGGTGATTCGGTGGGCGCGCTGGCGACGGCAAAGCATCGTATCCAGGGCACCCTGCACATCGGCGGCCAGGAACATTTCTACCTGGAGACCCAAATCTCCTCGGTGATGCCCACCGAAGACGGCGGCATGATCGTCTACTGCTCCACGCAAAACCCCACCGAAGTGCAGAAGCTGGTGGCGGAAGTACTCGGCGTATCGATGAACAAAATCGTCGTCGACATGCGCCGTATGGGCGGCGGTTTCGGCGGCAAGGAAACCCAGGCCGCAAGCCCCGCCTGCCTGTGTGCGGTAGTTGCCCACCTCACTGGCCAGCCGACCAAGATGCGCCTGCCCCGTGTCGAAGACATGCTGATGACCGGCAAGCGTCACCCCTTCTATATCGAATATGACGTGGGCTTTGACGACAACGGTCGCCTGCACGGGATCAATCTGGAATTGGCCGGTAACTGCGGCTGCTCACCGGACCTGTCGAACTCGATTGTCGACCGCGCCATGTTCCACGCCGACAACTCCTATTACCTGGGCGATGCCACGGTCAACGGTCATCGTTGCAAGACCAACACCGCGTCCAACACGGCTTATCGTGGCTTCGGCGGCCCACAAGGAATGGTCGCCATCGAGGAAGTGATGGACGCTATCGCACGTCATCTGACCCTCGATCCGCTGTCCGTGCGTAAGGCCAACTACTACGGCAAGACCGAGCGCAACGTCACCCACTATTACCAGACGGTCGAGCACAACATGCTCGAAGAAATGACCGCCGAACTGGAAGCCAGCAGCCAATATGTCGAACGACGCGAAGCGATCCGTCGCTACAACGCCAATAGCCCGATCCTGAAAAAAGGCCTGGCGCTGACGCCGGTGAAATTCGGCATTTCCTTCACCGCCAGCTTCCTTAACCAGGCCGGTGCGCTGATCCACATCTACACCGACGGCAGCATCCACCTGAACCATGGCGGCACCGAGATGGGTCAGGGCTTGAACATCAAGGTCGCGCAGGTGGTCGCCGAAGTGTTCCAGGTAGAAACCGACCGAGTACAGATCACCGCCACCAACACCGACAAGGTACCGAACACCTCGCCGACCGCCGCCTCCAGCGGTGCCGACCTGAACGGCAAGGCCGCGCAGAATGCCGCCGAAATCATCAAGCAACGCCTGGTGGAGTTTGCCGCGCGCAAGTACGAAGTCAGTGAGGCCGATGTGGAATTCCACAACGGCCATGTACGGGTCCGCGACCATATCCTGACGTTTGAAACGCTGATCCAGCAGGCGTATTTCGCCCAGGTATCGTTGTCCAGCACCGGCTTCTACAAGACCCCGAAAATCTTCTACGACCGCAGCCAGGCGCGGGGGCGGCCGTTCTACTACTTCGCCTTCGGTGCGGCCTGTTGTGAAGTGATCGTCGACACCCTGACCGGTGAATACAAGATGCTGCGTACCGACATCCTCCACGACGTGGGTGCTTCGCTGAACCCGGCCATCGACATCGGCCAGGTCGAGGGCGGCTTCATTCAGGGCATGGGCTGGCTGACCATGGAAGAACTGGTGTGGAACGCCAAGGGCAAATTGATGACCAATGGCCCGGCCAGCTACAAGATCCCGGCCGTAGCAGACATGCCGCTGGACTTGCGGGTGAAACTGGTGGAAAACCGCAAGAACCCGGAAGACACCGTGTTCCATTCCAAGGCCGTGGGTGAGCCACCGTTCATGCTCGGCATTGCGTCCTGGTGTGCGATCAAGGATGCCGTGGCCAGCCTCGGTGACTACCGCCATCAGCCGAAGATTGATGCACCGGCGACGCCAGAGCGGGTGTTGTGGGGCTGTGAGCAGATGCGGCAGTTGAAGGCGGCGAAAGCTGTTGAAGCTGAAACCGAGTTGGCTTCGCTTTAG
- the xdhA gene encoding xanthine dehydrogenase small subunit produces the protein MIQFLLNQELRSEHALDPNLTVLNYLREHLGKSGTKEGCASGDCGACTVVVGELHADDQGREQIRYRSLNSCLTFVSSLHGKQLISVEDLKHQGELHSVQKAMVECHGSQCGFCTPGFVMSLFALQKNSEAPDTHKAHEALAGNLCRCTGYRPILAAAEQACCNKPQDQFDSREADTIARLKAIAPTQTGELNSGDKRCLVPLTVADLADLYDAYPQARLLAGGTDLALEVTQFHRVLPVMIYVGNIIEMKRVDTFDDRLEIGAATSLSDCYAALNNEYPDFGDLLHRFASLQIRNQGTLGGNIGNASPIGDSPPLLIALGAQIVLCKGNTRRTLALEDYFIDYRVTARQDSEFIEKIIVPKGQPLFRAYKVSKRLDDDISAVCAAFNLKIDNGVIADARVAFGGMAATPKRAKHCEEVLTGATWNSATVEKACAALAEDFTPLSDFRASKEYRLLSAQNLLRKYFIELQTPHIETRVTAYV, from the coding sequence GTGATCCAGTTTTTACTTAACCAGGAACTCCGTAGCGAGCACGCCCTGGACCCCAACCTGACCGTGCTCAACTATTTGCGCGAGCATCTGGGCAAATCCGGCACCAAGGAAGGCTGCGCCAGCGGCGATTGCGGTGCCTGCACCGTGGTGGTGGGCGAGTTGCATGCCGATGATCAGGGCCGCGAGCAGATTCGTTATCGCAGCCTCAACTCGTGCCTGACTTTTGTGTCGTCACTGCACGGTAAACAACTGATCAGCGTCGAAGACCTCAAGCACCAAGGTGAACTGCACAGCGTGCAGAAAGCCATGGTCGAGTGCCACGGCTCGCAGTGCGGCTTCTGCACCCCAGGCTTTGTGATGTCGTTGTTCGCCCTGCAAAAGAACAGCGAAGCGCCCGACACCCACAAGGCTCACGAAGCGCTGGCCGGCAACCTCTGCCGCTGCACCGGCTACCGCCCGATTCTAGCCGCTGCCGAACAAGCCTGCTGCAACAAACCCCAGGACCAGTTCGACAGCCGCGAAGCCGACACCATCGCCCGTCTCAAGGCCATTGCCCCAACACAAACCGGCGAGCTGAACAGCGGCGACAAACGCTGCCTGGTGCCACTGACGGTCGCCGATCTTGCTGACCTCTATGACGCCTACCCTCAAGCCCGGCTGCTGGCCGGCGGCACCGACCTGGCACTGGAAGTGACCCAGTTCCACCGCGTACTGCCGGTAATGATCTATGTCGGCAATATCATTGAGATGAAACGTGTCGATACCTTCGATGATCGCCTGGAAATCGGCGCCGCCACATCGCTGTCCGACTGCTACGCGGCGCTGAATAACGAATACCCTGATTTCGGCGACCTGCTCCACCGCTTCGCCTCCCTGCAAATCCGCAACCAGGGCACGTTGGGCGGCAATATCGGCAACGCCTCGCCTATCGGTGACTCGCCGCCGCTGCTGATCGCCCTGGGCGCGCAAATCGTCCTGTGCAAAGGCAATACCCGTCGCACCTTGGCCCTGGAAGACTACTTCATCGACTACCGCGTCACGGCCCGCCAGGACAGCGAGTTTATCGAGAAAATCATCGTGCCCAAGGGCCAACCGCTGTTCCGCGCCTACAAGGTTTCCAAGCGCCTGGACGATGATATTTCTGCCGTCTGCGCGGCCTTCAACCTGAAGATTGATAACGGTGTGATCGCCGATGCCCGTGTCGCCTTCGGCGGCATGGCAGCTACGCCAAAACGCGCAAAACATTGCGAAGAGGTCCTGACAGGCGCGACCTGGAATTCAGCCACCGTGGAAAAAGCCTGTGCCGCCCTGGCCGAGGATTTCACCCCGCTGTCGGACTTCCGCGCCAGCAAGGAATACCGTCTGCTCAGTGCGCAGAACCTGCTGCGCAAATACTTCATCGAACTGCAAACGCCGCACATCGAGACTCGGGTGACCGCTTATGTCTAA
- the guaD gene encoding guanine deaminase, with the protein MPLTRKAYRAAILHSIADPAEVGIEASYEYFEDGLLVIDNGQISALGHASELLASLPADIEVTHYQDALITPGLIDTHIHLPQTGMVGAYGEQLLDWLNTYTFPCESQFADKAHAEEVADIFVKELLRNGTTTALVFGSVHPQSVNSFFEAAEKLDLRMIAGKVMMDRNAPDYLTDTAESGYQESKTLIERWHGKGRLHYAVTPRFAPTSTPEQLTLAGQLLGEYPDLYMQTHISENLQEVEWVKELFPERSGYLDVYDHHKLLGERSVFAHGVHLCDDECARLAEAGSAVAFCPTSNLFLGSGLFNLPMAEKHKLNVGLGTDVGGGTSFSLLQTLNEAYKVMQLQGARLSPFKSLYLATLGGARALRLEDKIGTLQPGTDADFLVLDYNATPLLSYRLKQANNIAETLFVLMTLGDDRAVLQTYAAGQLVHQR; encoded by the coding sequence ATGCCTTTGACTCGCAAAGCCTACCGTGCCGCCATCCTGCACAGCATCGCCGACCCCGCTGAAGTAGGCATTGAAGCCTCCTATGAGTATTTCGAAGACGGCCTCCTGGTAATCGATAACGGCCAGATCAGCGCCTTGGGCCATGCCAGCGAACTGCTCGCCAGCCTGCCGGCCGACATCGAAGTCACCCATTACCAGGATGCGCTGATCACCCCCGGCCTGATCGACACCCATATCCACCTGCCGCAAACCGGCATGGTCGGCGCCTATGGCGAACAGTTGCTGGATTGGCTCAACACCTACACCTTCCCCTGTGAAAGCCAGTTCGCCGACAAGGCCCACGCCGAAGAAGTCGCGGACATTTTCGTCAAGGAACTGCTGCGTAACGGCACCACCACGGCCTTGGTGTTTGGCAGCGTGCATCCGCAGTCCGTGAATTCGTTTTTCGAAGCGGCCGAGAAACTCGACCTGCGCATGATCGCCGGCAAAGTGATGATGGACCGAAACGCCCCGGACTATCTGACTGACACCGCCGAATCCGGCTACCAGGAAAGCAAGACGCTGATCGAGCGCTGGCACGGCAAGGGTCGCTTGCACTACGCGGTGACGCCCCGTTTCGCACCCACCAGCACCCCGGAACAACTGACCCTCGCCGGGCAATTGCTGGGGGAATACCCGGACCTGTACATGCAGACTCACATCAGTGAAAACCTGCAGGAAGTGGAATGGGTCAAGGAACTGTTCCCGGAGCGCAGCGGCTACCTGGACGTGTACGACCATCACAAGCTGTTGGGGGAACGTTCGGTATTCGCCCACGGCGTGCACCTGTGCGACGACGAATGCGCGCGCCTGGCAGAAGCGGGTTCGGCAGTAGCGTTCTGCCCGACTTCGAACCTTTTCCTCGGCAGCGGCTTGTTCAATCTGCCGATGGCGGAGAAGCACAAGCTCAATGTCGGCCTGGGCACCGATGTCGGTGGCGGCACCAGTTTCTCGCTCCTGCAAACGCTGAACGAAGCCTACAAAGTGATGCAGTTGCAGGGGGCGCGGCTGAGTCCGTTCAAGTCGTTGTACCTGGCGACCCTGGGCGGCGCTCGGGCGTTGCGATTGGAAGACAAGATCGGCACGCTGCAACCGGGCACCGATGCGGACTTCCTAGTACTGGACTACAACGCTACGCCGCTGCTCAGCTATCGCTTGAAGCAGGCCAATAACATTGCCGAGACGTTGTTTGTATTGATGACGCTGGGGGATGATCGGGCGGTGTTGCAGACGTATGCGGCGGGGCAATTGGTGCACCAACGCTGA
- a CDS encoding GntR family transcriptional regulator, giving the protein MTFKAPDSLAEQIAHHLAERIIRGDLKPGERIQEQKVTLALNVSRGSVREALLILERRHLIAILPRRGAHVTELTAHKVQSLCTLMSELYILLGNSVAEGWKTQTDMAPFVQIQQRLVSNFERQDIRAFVEESFNVMRAAYPFANNPYLQETVENLQPAMNRAYYLALDQRKAEMSEYLALFEQLLAAVLARDLPQIRQVLSAYGQRSSSLVIAALAVA; this is encoded by the coding sequence ATGACGTTCAAGGCGCCGGATAGTCTTGCCGAGCAAATCGCTCACCACCTCGCCGAACGTATCATTCGCGGCGACCTCAAGCCTGGGGAGCGGATCCAGGAGCAGAAGGTCACGCTGGCGCTCAATGTCAGCCGTGGCTCCGTGCGCGAAGCCTTGCTGATCCTTGAACGGCGGCACCTGATCGCGATCCTGCCGCGCCGTGGTGCCCACGTCACCGAGCTCACTGCCCACAAGGTGCAGAGCCTGTGCACGCTGATGTCCGAGTTGTACATCCTGCTGGGCAACTCGGTCGCCGAAGGCTGGAAAACCCAGACCGACATGGCGCCGTTCGTGCAGATCCAACAGCGGCTGGTGAGTAATTTCGAGCGCCAGGACATTCGTGCCTTCGTCGAAGAAAGCTTCAACGTGATGCGCGCGGCCTATCCCTTTGCCAACAATCCGTATCTGCAGGAAACCGTCGAGAATCTGCAACCGGCGATGAACCGTGCCTATTACCTGGCCCTGGATCAGCGCAAGGCGGAAATGAGCGAGTACCTGGCTCTGTTCGAGCAATTGCTCGCCGCTGTACTGGCCCGTGACCTGCCACAGATTCGCCAGGTGCTCTCGGCCTACGGCCAGCGCAGCAGTTCCCTGGTTATCGCTGCCTTGGCGGTTGCCTAA
- the smc gene encoding chromosome segregation protein SMC, whose amino-acid sequence MRLKCIKLAGFKSFVDPTTVNFPSNMAAVVGPNGCGKSNIIDAVRWVMGESSAKNLRGESMTDVIFNGSTSRKPVSQASIELVFDNSDGTLVGEYAAYAEISIRRKVTRDSQNSYFLNGTKCRRRDITDIFLGTGLGPRSYSIIEQGMISKLIEAKPEDLRNFIEEAAGISKYKERRRETENRIRRTHENLARLTDLREELERQLERLHRQAQAAEKYQEYKGEERQLKAQLSALRWQALNDQVGQREAIIGTQEISFEALVAEQRNADASIERLRDGHHDLSERFNLVQGRFYSVGGDIARVEQSIQHGQQRLRQLQDDLKEAERARLETESHLGHDRTLLLTLGEELDMLTPEQEVTSAAAEEAAATLEESETTMHGWQEQWDAFNLRSAEPRRQAEVQQSRIQQLETSMERLAERQRRLLEERVLLAADPEDAAILQLSEQLAESEMTLEELEASEEQQVERLEQLRQQLQQAGQAQQQAQGDLQRLNGRLASLEALQQAALDPGTGTAEWLRDQHLAERPRLAEGLKVEAGWELAVETVLGADLQAVLVDDFGGFDLAGFAQGDLRLLSPAADGVRVPGSLLDKVEAAIDLSPWLGQVKPVESLEQALALRGQLAAGESLISRDGYWVGRHFLRVRRASEAESGVLARGQEIVNLSAEREEREATLDALETQLQTLRATQRQQETGREHLRRLLQDEARQQGELKAQLSASKAKVEQLTLRRSRLDEEVAEMGEQRALEHEQVGESRLQLQEALDSMALDTEQRELLLAQRDSLRERLDRVRQEARQHKDHAHQLAVRLGSLKAQHDSTRQALERLEMQSERLTEKREQLSLNLEEGEAPLEELRLKLEELLDKRMTVDVELKTAQIALEDADRELRDAEKRRTQAEQQSQLIRGQLEQQRMEWQALTVRRKTLQDQLLEDGYDLHGVLNTLTAQANEKEAEEELERIAARIQRLGAINLAAIDEYQQQSERKRYLDAQNADLVEALDTLENVIRKIDKETRNRFKDTFDQINGGLQALFPKVFGGGSAYLELTGEDLLDTGVTIMARPPGKKNSTIHLLSGGEKALTALALVFAIFKLNPAPFCMLDEVDAPLDDANVGRYARLVKEMSQTVQFIYITHNKIAMEMADQLMGVTMHEPGCSRLVAVDVEEAMAMVES is encoded by the coding sequence GTGCGGCTCAAGTGCATCAAACTGGCGGGGTTCAAATCCTTCGTCGACCCGACCACGGTGAACTTCCCCAGTAACATGGCGGCGGTGGTAGGGCCCAATGGCTGCGGCAAGTCGAACATTATCGACGCCGTGCGCTGGGTGATGGGCGAGAGCTCCGCGAAAAACCTGCGTGGCGAGTCGATGACCGACGTCATCTTCAACGGCTCCACCAGCCGTAAACCGGTGAGCCAGGCCAGCATCGAACTGGTGTTCGACAACTCCGACGGCACCTTGGTTGGCGAGTACGCCGCCTATGCGGAAATCTCCATCCGCCGCAAAGTGACCCGCGACAGCCAGAACAGTTACTTCCTCAACGGCACCAAGTGCCGACGCCGGGACATTACCGATATCTTCCTCGGCACCGGCCTGGGCCCGCGCAGCTATTCGATCATCGAGCAGGGGATGATTTCCAAGCTGATCGAAGCCAAGCCCGAAGACCTGCGTAACTTTATCGAAGAAGCCGCCGGCATCTCCAAGTACAAGGAGCGCCGTCGCGAGACCGAAAACCGTATTCGCCGCACCCACGAAAACCTCGCCCGCCTGACCGACTTGCGTGAAGAGCTGGAGCGTCAGCTCGAGCGTCTGCACCGCCAGGCCCAGGCTGCCGAGAAGTATCAGGAATACAAGGGCGAAGAACGCCAACTCAAGGCCCAACTGTCGGCGCTGCGTTGGCAGGCCTTGAATGATCAGGTCGGCCAGCGCGAAGCGATCATCGGCACCCAGGAAATCAGTTTCGAAGCCCTGGTGGCCGAGCAGCGCAACGCCGACGCGAGCATCGAACGCCTGCGAGACGGTCACCATGACCTGTCTGAGCGCTTCAATCTGGTGCAGGGGCGCTTCTATTCGGTGGGCGGTGATATTGCCCGGGTCGAGCAGAGCATTCAGCACGGTCAGCAGCGCTTGCGTCAGTTGCAGGACGATCTGAAAGAAGCTGAACGCGCGCGCCTGGAAACCGAATCTCACCTGGGTCACGACCGTACCTTGCTGCTGACCCTCGGTGAAGAGCTGGACATGCTCACCCCTGAGCAGGAAGTCACCAGTGCGGCGGCCGAAGAAGCTGCTGCGACCCTGGAAGAATCAGAAACCACCATGCACGGCTGGCAGGAGCAGTGGGACGCTTTCAACCTGCGTTCCGCTGAACCACGCCGTCAAGCCGAGGTGCAGCAGTCGCGCATCCAGCAACTGGAAACCAGCATGGAACGCTTGGCCGAACGCCAGCGGCGTCTGCTGGAGGAGCGCGTGTTGCTCGCCGCAGATCCGGAAGACGCGGCGATCTTGCAACTGAGCGAGCAACTGGCCGAGAGCGAAATGACGCTTGAAGAGCTGGAAGCCAGCGAAGAACAGCAAGTGGAGCGCCTGGAGCAACTGCGTCAACAGCTGCAACAGGCAGGTCAGGCGCAGCAGCAGGCTCAGGGTGACTTGCAGCGGCTCAACGGCCGCTTGGCGTCGCTGGAAGCCCTGCAGCAGGCGGCTTTGGATCCTGGCACGGGTACCGCCGAATGGTTGCGCGATCAACATCTGGCCGAGCGCCCTCGCCTGGCTGAGGGCTTGAAAGTCGAGGCCGGTTGGGAGCTGGCGGTGGAAACCGTGCTGGGTGCCGATCTGCAAGCGGTGCTGGTGGACGATTTTGGCGGTTTCGACCTGGCCGGTTTTGCCCAGGGCGATTTGCGCTTGCTTAGCCCTGCGGCGGACGGTGTGCGGGTGCCGGGCAGTTTGCTGGACAAGGTTGAGGCGGCGATTGATTTGTCGCCCTGGCTGGGCCAGGTCAAGCCGGTGGAGAGTCTGGAGCAGGCCTTGGCACTGCGTGGGCAGTTGGCGGCCGGCGAAAGCCTGATCAGCCGTGACGGCTACTGGGTCGGTCGGCATTTCCTGCGGGTACGCCGCGCCAGTGAAGCGGAAAGTGGTGTGCTGGCCCGTGGTCAGGAAATCGTCAACCTGAGTGCCGAACGTGAAGAGCGCGAAGCAACCCTCGACGCGCTGGAAACCCAATTGCAAACCCTGCGCGCTACCCAGCGCCAGCAAGAAACTGGCCGCGAACACCTGCGCCGGCTGTTGCAGGATGAAGCGCGTCAGCAAGGCGAATTGAAGGCCCAGCTGTCGGCGAGCAAGGCCAAGGTCGAACAGTTGACCCTGCGCCGTTCCCGCCTTGATGAAGAAGTGGCCGAGATGGGCGAGCAGCGCGCCCTTGAACACGAACAAGTCGGCGAGTCACGCCTGCAATTGCAGGAAGCCCTCGATAGCATGGCCCTGGATACCGAACAGCGCGAGTTGCTGTTGGCCCAGCGCGACAGCTTGCGCGAGCGCCTTGATCGAGTACGTCAGGAAGCCCGTCAGCACAAGGATCACGCGCATCAATTGGCGGTGCGCCTGGGTTCGCTCAAGGCGCAGCACGACTCTACACGCCAGGCTCTCGAGCGCCTGGAGATGCAGTCTGAACGGCTGACCGAGAAGCGCGAGCAACTGAGCCTCAATCTGGAGGAGGGCGAAGCCCCGCTGGAGGAGTTGCGGCTCAAGCTTGAAGAGTTGCTCGACAAGCGCATGACCGTCGACGTCGAACTCAAGACTGCACAAATTGCCCTGGAAGATGCCGACCGCGAACTACGCGATGCCGAAAAACGTCGGACCCAGGCCGAGCAGCAATCGCAACTGATCCGTGGTCAACTTGAACAGCAGCGTATGGAATGGCAAGCCCTGACTGTGCGCCGTAAGACCTTGCAGGATCAGTTGCTGGAAGATGGCTACGACTTGCATGGCGTGCTCAATACCTTGACCGCCCAGGCCAACGAAAAAGAGGCCGAAGAAGAACTTGAGCGCATTGCCGCGCGTATTCAACGACTGGGCGCGATCAACCTCGCGGCTATCGATGAGTATCAGCAGCAGTCCGAGCGCAAACGTTATCTGGATGCCCAGAACGCCGATCTGGTGGAAGCCCTGGACACTTTGGAAAACGTTATTCGCAAGATCGACAAGGAAACCCGTAATCGCTTCAAAGATACCTTTGATCAGATTAATGGTGGTTTACAGGCGTTATTTCCGAAAGTTTTCGGTGGTGGCAGCGCTTATTTGGAACTGACGGGCGAAGATCTACTCGATACAGGGGTGACGATCATGGCGCGGCCTCCGGGCAAGAAGAACAGCACCATCCATTTGTTGTCCGGTGGCGAGAAGGCACTGACTGCATTGGCCCTGGTATTTGCCATCTTCAAGTTGAACCCGGCGCCGTTCTGCATGCTCGACGAAGTTGACGCCCCGCTGGATGACGCTAACGTTGGACGGTATGCCCGACTGGTTAAAGAGATGTCCCAGACGGTGCAGTTCATCTACATCACCCACAATAAGATCGCCATGGAAATGGCCGATCAGTTGATGGGGGTGACGATGCACGAACCGGGATGTTCGCGTTTGGTGGCGGTAGATGTCGAAGAAGCGATGGCGATGGTGGAATCTTAA